Proteins found in one Plasmodium gaboni strain SY75 chromosome 13, whole genome shotgun sequence genomic segment:
- a CDS encoding protein kinase 6 (part of same gene as PGSY75_1337100A~gap found within coding sequence) has translation LELIYLLLGDKDNLTSVDKERNDMFPYFEINMLKDAIDDEHTVDLISKMLIYDPNYRISAKE, from the exons CTAGAACtgatttatttattactTGGTGATAAGGATAATTTAACATCTGTTGACAAAGAAAGAAATGATATGTTTCCATATTTTGAG ataaatatgttaaaaGATGCTATAGATGATGAACATACAGTAGATTTAATTTCTaaaatgttaatatatGACCCTAACTACAGAATATCAGCAAAAGAAG
- a CDS encoding tryptophan--tRNA ligase, translating to MDKLKTVYLDSALSIIKGALCIILQIPTSRTTESVKKKANNVGVITVKSILSEPTIHQYDDIKKLIKNKVQECVPFYNYNMNRSFAEKIYGDCIYDNYGLSKEINEINLIILEEWNINCNKNRVLKHTGLIKEITINQFKYLTNKESLEVHFAVSPKYTFEELSNMYKNEKGLYEFLLSPIVKIICDENDKKLLDNMNEECTYLNVEDILSKNKVLPPSGIENINYERSKDVTPWDVNINNEEGINYNKLIKEFGCSKITEDHIKRIEKLTNNKAHHFIRRGIFFSHRDLDFLLNYYEQHKCFYIYTGRGPSSLSMHLGHLIPFYFCKYLQEAFNVPLVIQLSDDEKYLFNQNYSLEYINTLTNENVKDIIAVGLNPELTFIFKNTEYAGNLYPTVLSIHKKTTLNQSMNVFGFNHSDNIGKISYPSFQIAPCFSQCFPNFLAKNIPCLVPQGIDQDPYFRLSRDIAVKMALHKPVVVHSIFMPGLQGVNSKMSSTKKKKDDNAKNNSTFDHNNSVIFLTDTPEQIKNKINKYAFSGGGATIQEHREKGGNLDTDISYQYLRYLLEDDNKLNEIGEKYKKGEMLSGEIKKILIDVLTELILKHQEKKKSLTDQEISYFFDPNKPSLQKFKNM from the exons atggataaattaaaaactGTTTATTTGGATTCTGCTTTGAGTATAATTAAAGGAGCTTTATGCATTATTCTTCAAATACCAACAAGTAGAACTACAGAAAgtgtaaaaaaaaag GCAAACAATGTTGGTGTTATCACAGTAAAATCTATTTTGTCTGAACCCACGATTCATCAGTATGACGACATAAAGAAActaattaaaaataaagttCAAGAATGTGTCcctttttataattataatatgaatcGTTCCTTTGCGGAGAAAATTTACGGAGACTGcatatatgataattatgGATTGTCAAAAGAGattaatgaaataaatttaataatattagaAGAGTGGAATATTaattgtaataaaaatagagTTTTAAAACATACAGGATtaattaaagaaataacAATTAATCAATTTAAGTATTTGACTAATAAAGAATCTTTAGAAGTACATTTTGCTGTTAGTCCGAAATATACTTTTGAAGAATTAAgtaatatgtataaaaatgaGAAAGGATTATATGAATTTCTTTTATCTCCTATtgttaaaataatatgtgatgaaaatgataagaaattattagataatatgaatgaagAATGTACCTATTTAAATGTAgaagatatattatcaaaaaataaagtaCTTCCACCATCAGgtatagaaaatattaattatgaACGATCTAAAGATGTTACTCCTTGGgatgtaaatataaataatgaagaaggaattaattataataaattaataaaagaatttGGTTGTTCTAAAATTACAGAAGAtcatattaaaagaattgaaaaattaacaaataataaagcTCATCATTTTATAAGAAGAGGAATATTTTTTAGTCATAGAGATTTAGATTTCTTgttaaattattatgaacaacataaatgtttttatatttatactGGTAGAGGACCATCCTCCTTATCTATGCATCTAGGTCATTTAATAccattttatttttgtaaatatttacaaGAAGCTTTTAATGTTCCATTAGTTATACAATTATCAGATGATgagaaatatttatttaatcaaaattattcactagaatatattaatacattaACTAATGAAAATGTAAAAGATATTATAGCTGTTGGTTTAAATCCTGAATtaacatttatttttaaaaatacaGAATATGCAGGAAATTTATATCCAACCGTTTTGTctatacataaaaaaacTACCTTAAATCAAAGTATGAACGTTTTTGGTTTTAATCATAGTGATAATATAGGAAAGATATCTTATCCATCATTTCAAATAGCTCCATGTTTTTCTCAATGCTTTCCGAACTTTTTAGCAAAAAATATTCCATGCTTAGTCCCTCAAGGTATTGATCAAGATCCATATTTTAGATTAAGTCGAGATATTGCAGTAAAAATGGCCTTGCATAAGCCTGTGGTTGTTCATTCGATTTTTATGCCAGGTTTACAAGGAGTCAATTCTAAAATGAGTAGTacaaaaaagaagaaagaTGATAACGctaaaaataatagtacgtttgatcataataatagtgTTATCTTCTTAACAGACACACCAGAACaaatcaaaaataaaatcaaCAAATATGCTTTTAGTGGAGGCGGAGCCACTATACAAGAACATAGGGAAAAAGGTGGAAACCTAGATACAGATATATCTTATCAATATTTAAGATATCTTTTAGAAGATGAcaataaattaaatgaaattggagaaaaatataaaaaaggagAAATGTTAAGTGGTgagataaaaaaaatattgataGATGTTTTAACAGAATTGATATTAAAACATCAAGAGAAGAAGAAATCTTTAACAGATCAAGAAatatcttatttttttgatcCAAACAAACCATCTCTTcaaaaatttaaaaatatgtaa
- a CDS encoding putative endopeptidase: MNNISYKLRGIKCYRTHLKGTIFKRNYFWEKVNRECGLYKIWNKLNLKNIVKKNCNKLLIHNKKEDIYNNNNIKSENILSSCFYEYINSTDILNDDEKNKIDKMLEDMNRRNKEIGGYLLELNGIHNNGDGIIKSSYACIRSCDNILSKICKEENIFKIINMVDTVSNNLCKLGDVLELLRNLHNNKNVIGKAHEALEKLTNYIDKINIDTDIYNFLKKKYNENIHLLNHEHKEVLHNMIVSMENQGVHIKDPKERERYLELQSQEKYFAFHASSNYCDEFNGLYIEKNKLLKYINEKCLKDYEDKLIPYIKNNQIKIQKNYPLKEYIYILQDSSFLMTILKNVNDVEIINKVYTLLREPNLTFLNNILILQYYRNKLINYRNFNNYNEYSLKDCILNEPNRVNYFLKNFLHKILPYFFKELEFIESYISIISLRNKEKCVKTINENKQNDNYNDEIPKLNASNIYYYMNEIKKVRLKNIETEMKNNLTLYDVIKFVITLLKNSYSLEMVNVNPLKNELWDENIIKFEIKRGPYIYGYIYMDLFERENKNNSIAQYTVRCSKNMNYPLKYKWLEENYDQCSFVYTGIVKDEYYKNDDKKKKNEHNTKINDKINNNNYYYHNGDNIYEYANSKNNNNLNNKHENNSLFNSSYRQTTSTFLVCNFNVINICDKEMDTNYESYHNDDNLFLNKNISFLLEKINMSIDKVNIFLHEFGHTLHCILSSTYLQHLSGNRSGVDFSEFSSHFFEEYLNSYDALLLLYNNNKNKNKNNEEYMKSLLYNYMENKNIICYYSILQLTIQSIIDQIFYSFSSNSNNMMERKESIEKKIKSYFEGIYYKDIHILDLFPQIHFSKTTHLVHYPSNYYSYLYCSVLAKYIWNMTFKHNLFNMEKADKIVNFLQKGSVDSSLRNIISLVENDQSKIDYYTENPHKIPLNYFLDYYQENKEDKYASFLNSI, encoded by the exons atgaataatatatccTACAAACTAAGAGGTATAAAATGTTATAGGACACATTTGAAGGGAACCATTTTTAAACGAAACTATTTTTGGGAAAAGGTAAATAGGGAATGTggtttatataaaatatggaataaattaaatttaaaaaatattgtgAAAAAGAATTGTaacaaattattaattcatAACAAAAAGGAAGatatatacaataataataatattaaaagtGAGAATATTCTATCATCGTgtttttatgaatatattaattcaacagatattttaaatgatgatgaaaaaaataaaattgatAAGATGTTAGAAGATATGAATAGACGAAATAAAGAAATAGGAGGATATCTATTAGAATTAAATGGTATCCATAATAATGGAGATGgtattataaaaagtaGTTATGCATGCATACGTAGTtgtgataatatattaagtaaaatatgtaaagaagagaatatatttaaaatcATAAATATGGTTGATACTGtttcaaataatttatgtAAATTAGGAGATGTATTAGAATTATTAAGAaatttacataataataaaaatgttattGGTAAAGCTCATGAAGCATTAGAAAAATTAACAAATTATATtgataaaattaatattgatacagatatttataattttcttaaaaagaaatataacgaaaatatacatttattaaatcatGAACATAAAGAGGTTTTACATAATATGATTGTTTCTATGGAAAATCAAGGTGTTCATATAAAAGATCCAAAAGAAAGAGAAAGATATTTAGAATTACAGTCACAAGAAAAATACTTTGCTTTTCATGCATCATCAAATTATTGTGATGAATTTAATggtttatatatagaaaaaaataaattattgaaatatataaatgaaaaatgtTTGAAAGATTATGAAGATAAATTAATAccatatattaaaaataatcaaataaaaattcaaaaGAATTATCCTTTgaaggaatatatatacatattacAAGATAGCTCTTTTCTTATGActatattaaaaaatgtaaatgatgtcgaaataattaataaagTCTATACATTACTTAGAGAACCTAATCTTAcctttttaaataatatattaattcttcaatattatagaaataaattaataaattatagaaattttaacaattataatgaatattctttaaaagattgtatattaaatgaaCCTAATAGAgttaattattttttaaaaaatttcttacataaaatacttccatatttttttaaagaacTTGAATTTATAGAAAGTTATATATCTATTATATCCTTACgtaataaagaaaaatgtgTAAAAACCATAAACGAAAATAAGcaaaatgataattataatgatgaaataCCTAAATTAAATGCttcaaatatttattattatatgaatgaaataaaaaaagtaagactcaaaaatattgagacagaaatgaaaaataatttaacTTTATATGATGTTATAAAATTTGTAATTActcttttaaaaaattcatattCCTTAGAAATGGTTAATGTCAATCCTTtgaaaaatgaattatgggatgagaatataataaagtttgaaataaaaagaggtccttatatatatggctatatatatatggatttatttgaaagagaaaataaaaataattctatAGCTCAGTATACTGTACGATGTTCGAAAAATATGAACTACCCtttgaaatataaatggCTAGAGGAAAATTATGACCAATGTTCATTTGTATACACTGGAATAGTGAAGGATGaatattacaaaaatgatgataaaaaaaaaaaaaatgaacataaCACCAAAATAAATgacaaaataaataataataattattattaccataatggtgataatatatatgaatatgccaatagtaaaaataacaacaaTTTGAATAATAAGCATGAAAATAATTCACTTTTTAATAGTAGTTATAGACAAACAACATCAACTTTTCTAGTTTGTAATTTTAAtgttattaatatatgtgataAAGAAATGGATACAAATTATGAAAGTTATcataatgatgataatttatttttaaataaaaatataagttttttattagaaaaaataaatatgtcTATTGATAAAGTGAATATATTCCTTCATGAATTTGGACATACATTACATTGTATTTTAAGTTCAACATATTTACAACATTTATCAGGAAATAGAAGTGGTGTTGATTTTTCGGAATTTTCATCACATTTTTTTgaagaatatttaaattcCTATGATgcattattattattatataataataataagaataagaataaaaataatgagGAATATATGAAATCCCTATTATACAATTatatggaaaataaaaatattatttgttattattcTATTCTACAACTAACTATACAATCAATTATTGATCAAATcttttattctttttcaAGTAACTCCAATAATATGATGGAAAGAAAAGAATCAAtagagaaaaaaataaaatcatattttgaaggaatatattataaagatattCATATATTGGACTTATTTCCTCAAATACATTTTTCGAAAACTACACATTTAGTACATTACCCCtcaaattattattcatatttgTATTGCTCAGTTTTAGCAAAATATATTTGGAACATGACATTTAAGCATAATTTGTTTAATATGGAAAAGGCTGATAAAATTGTGAATTTCTTACAGaag GGATCTGTAGATTCAAGTTTGAGGAATATTATTTCGCTAGTTGAGAATGATCAATCCAAAATTGATTACTATACAGAAAATCCTCATAAAATCCCTCTAAACTATTTCTTGGATTACTATCAGGAAAATAAAGAGGACAAATACGCATCGTTTTTGAAttctatataa
- a CDS encoding protein kinase 6 (part of same gene as PGSY75_1337100B~gap found within coding sequence), which translates to MNRIDISNFDFLYVIGKGTYGIVYKALDKKENNFVAIKKIINLCDENYGISKCILRELTILQKIKHKNIINLKYVFYGKDIEEKLKGENLENSCLYLAFEYCDIDLFNLIKKHNLNIKEIKYIIFELLLALSYFHSNNYIHRDIKPENIFITSQGQIKLGDLGMSVEKSDNMTPTVVTLWYRAPEILLKSTNYDQKIDIWSLGCLFMELIQG; encoded by the exons ATGAATAGAATTGATATATCGAATTTTGATTTTCTATATGTAATAGGAAAAGGAACTTATG GAATTGTATATAAGGCCTtagataaaaaagaaaataacTTTGTGgcaataaaaaaaattataaatcTTTGTGATGAAAATTATGGAATAAGCAAGTGTATATTAAGAGAGTTGACCATActacaaaaaattaaacacaaaaatataataa ATTTAAAATACGTATTTTATGGAAAAGACATAGAAGAGAAACTGAAAGGAGAAAACCTGGAAAATTCGTGTTTATATTTg GCCTTTGAATATTGCGATATagatttatttaatttaattaaaaagcataatttgaatattaaagaaataaaatatataatttttgaattattattagcATTAAGTTATTTTCattcaaataattatatacatagAGATATAAAACCAgaaaacatatttattacatCTCAAGGGCAAATAAAATTAGGAGACTTAGGTATGTCGGTTGAAAAAAGTGATAACATGACACCTACAGTTGTAACCTTATGGTATAGGGCTCCAGAAATTTTATTGAAATCAACGAATTATGACCAGAAGATTGATATATGGAGTTTGGGTTGTTTATTCATGGAATTAATACAGGGAAA
- a CDS encoding 1-deoxy-D-xylulose 5-phosphate synthase, with translation MIFNYVFFKNFVLVVLYIVLIIYINLNGVNNKNQIKKEKIYIKKFNRLSNKNSLCSSKNKIACFFNISNDDNKNTIYNYNINVKNDDINPLFKNNYSNKLYMDKRKNINNVISSNKISESISNICNTNQNENKKKRNKQRCLTQCHTYNLSHEQNKRADDNNSNNKKNFNLLFINYFNLKGMKNSLLNKDNFFYCREKKLSFLHKAYKKKNCTYQNYSLKRKSNRDSNKLFSEEFDNYTNNNSLYESEKIEYITLNNNNNNNDNNNDNSSNSLGDRSNRYYDNDGGDNNNPSDNNNDKYDIGKYFKQINTFINIDEYKSIYGDEIYKEIYELYVERNIPKYYEQKYFSESIKKSVLFDIDKYNDTEFEEAIKEEFINNGVYINNIDNTYYKKENILIMKKILHYFPLLKLINNPSDLKKLKKQYLPLLAHELKIFLFFIVNITGGHFSSVLSSLEIQLLLLYIFNQPYDNVIYDIGHQAYVHKILTGRKLLFLSLRNKKGISGFLNIFESIYDKFGAGHSSTSLSAIQGYYEAEWQVKNKEKYGNGDIEMNDNTNVTNNEQSIYQKGIHNNYSNNNINISEVVGTENMNLPNIRNENHNVDNVHIAIIGDGGLTGGMALEALNYISFLNSKILIIYNDNGQVSLPTNAVSISGNRPIGSISDHLHNFVSNIEANAGDNKLSKNTKQNNLFENLNYDYIGVVNGNNTEELFKVLNNIKQNKLSRATVLHVRTKKSNDFINSKSPITILHSIKKNEIFSFDPAILNGNVHKENKVEAEKNVSSSIKYDINNKNNNNSEIIKYEDMFSKETFTDIYTNEMLKYLKKDTNIIFLSPAMLGGSGLLKISERYPNNVYDVGIAEQHAVTFAAAMAMNKKLKIQLCIYSTFLQRAYDQIIHDLNLQNIPLKVIIGRSGLVGEDGATHQGIYDLSYLGTLNNAYIISPSNQVDLKRALRFAYLDKDHSVYIRIPRMNTLSDKYMKGYLNIHMDKENKNVDVNVDVNVDINVDVNVDINDDVDKHNEEYYIDDDNFIKSFIGKSRIIKMDNENNNTNEYYSSTGYTNKKKVCIFNMGSMLFNVINAIKEIEKEQQISDNYSFSIVDMIFLNPLDKNIIDHVIKQNKHQYLITYEDNTIGGFSTHFNNYLIENNYITKHNLYIHNIYLPNEPIEHASFKDQQEVVRMDKDSLVNRIKNFLKNNPT, from the coding sequence ATGATTTTTAATTATGTGTTTTTTAAGAACTTTGTACTAGTTGTTCTATACATTGTccttataatatatattaactTAAATGGAGTGAATAATAAgaatcaaataaaaaaagaaaaaatttatataaagaaattCAATAGGTTGTCAAACAAAAATTCGTTATGCAGTTCAAAAAACAAAATAGCATgcttttttaatatctcaaatgatgataataaaaatacgatatataactataatataaatgttaaaaatgatgatattaatccattatttaaaaataattatagtAATAAATTGTATATGGATAAGaggaaaaatattaataatgtaattagtagtaataaaatatctGAATCCATTTCAAATATTTGTAATACAAATCAAAAcgaaaataaaaaaaaaagaaataaacAAAGATGTTTAACTCAATGTCACACTTATAATTTGTCACATGAGCAGAACAAACGAGctgatgataataatagtaataataaaaagaattttaatttattatttataaattattttaatttgaAAGGAATGAAAAATTCTCTTCTAAATAAAGACAATTTCTTTTATTGtagagaaaaaaaattgtcTTTTCTACATAAGgcatataaaaaaaaaaattgcacgtatcaaaattatagtttaaaaagaaaatcTAATCGAGATTCTAATAAATTGTTTTCAGAAGAATTTGATaattatacaaataataattctttatatgaatcggaaaaaatagaatatattactctaaataataataataataataatgataataataatgataatagTTCTAATAGCTTAGGTGACAGATCCAATCGttattatgataatgatggtggtgataataataatcccagtgataataataatgacaAATATGATATAGGAAAATATTTCAAACAAATCAATACCTTTATTAATAttgatgaatataaatCGATATATGGTgatgaaatatataaagaaatatatgaaCTATATGTAGAAAGAAATATTCCtaaatattatgaacaaaaatatttttcagAAAGTATTAAAAAGAGTGTCCTATTTGatatagataaatataatgatacTGAATTTGAAGAAGCtataaaagaagaatttataaataatggtgtttatattaataatatagataatacatattataaaaaagaaaatattttaataatgaaaaagatattacattattttccattattaaaattaattaataatcCATCAGATTTGAAAAagttaaaaaaacaatatttACCCTTATTAGCACATGAactaaaaatatttttattttttattgtaaATATAACAGGAGGTCATTTTTCATCTGTTTTAAGCTCTTTAGAAATtcaattattattattgtatatttttaatcAACCATATGataatgttatatatgatatagGACATCAAGCATATGTACATAAGATATTAACTGgaagaaaattattatttctatcattaagaaataaaaaaggtATTAGTGGTTTCCTAAACATTTTTGAAAGTATTTATGATAAATTTGGGGCTGGTCATAGTTCCACCTCATTAAGTGCTATACAAGGATATTATGAAGCCGAATGGCAAGTAAagaataaagaaaaatatggaaaTGGAGATATAGAAATGAATGATAATACAAATGTTACCAACAATGAACAAAGCATATATCAAAAAGGTATACACAATAAttatagtaataataatataaatatttcagAAGTGGTAGGAACagaaaatatgaatttaCCAAATATAAGAAATGAGAACCATAATGTAGATAATGTACACATTGCTATCATAGGAGATGGTGGTCTAACAGGTGGAATGGCATTAGAAGctttaaattatatttcatttttgaATTCTAAAATTTTAATCATTTATAATGATAACGGACAAGTTTCTTTACCAACTAATGCTGTAAGTATATCAGGAAATAGACCTATAGGATCCATATCAGATCATTTACATAATTTTGTTTCTAATATAGAAGCAAATGCAGGTGATAACAAATTATCGAAGAATACAAAACAGAACAACCTTTTTGAAAATTTGaattatgattatattgGTGTTGTAAATGGTAATAATACAGAAGAGCTCTTTAAagtattaaataatataaaacaaaataaattaagTAGAGCTACAGTTCTTCATGTACGTACAAAAAAATCTAatgattttataaattCAAAGAGTCCTATAACTATATTGCACTctataaagaaaaatgagATTTTCTCTTTTGATCCAGCTATATTAAATGGAAATGTTCATAAGGAGAACAAGGTGGAAGCTGAGAAAAATGTATCTTCCTCTATAAAgtatgatataaataataagaataataataatagtgaaattataaaatatgaagatATGTTTTCAAAAGAAACGTTCACagatatatatacaaatgaaatgttaaaatatttaaagaaagatacaaatataatatttctatcTCCTGCTATGTTAGGAGGATCAGGATTGCTTAAAATAAGTGAGCGTTATCCAAATAATGTATATGATGTAGGTATAGCTGAACAACATGCGGTAACCTTCGCAGCAGCTATGGCAATGAataagaaattaaaaatacaattatgtatatattcaaCCTTTTTACAAAGAGCATATGATCAAATAATACATGATCTtaatttacaaaatatacCTTTAAAGGTTATAATTGGAAGAAGTGGATTAGTAGGAGAAGACGGGGCAACACATCAAGgtatatatgatttatcCTATCTTGGAACACTTAACAatgcatatataatatctcCAAGTAATCAAGTTGATTTGAAAAGAGCTCTGAGATTCGCTTATTTAGATAAAGACCATTCTGTGTATATACGTATACCTAGAATGAACACATTAAGTGATAAGTATATGAAAGGATATTTAAACATTCACATGGACAAGGAGAATAAAAATGTGGATGTAAATGTAGATGTAAATGTAGATATAAATGTAGATGTAAATGtagatataaatgatgatgTAGATAAACATAATgaagaatattatatcgatgatgataattttataaaatcGTTTATTGGGAAATCTcgaattattaaaatggataatgaaaataataatacaaatgaatattattcaaGCACAGGATAtacaaacaaaaaaaaagtttgTATCTTTAACATGGGTAGTATGCTTTTTAATGTAATTAATGCtataaaagaaatagaAAAAGAACAACAAATTTCAGataattattctttttcAATTGTTGatatgatatttttaaatcctttagataaaaatattatagatcatgtaataaaacaaaataaacATCAATATTTAATTACTTATGAAGATAATACTATAGGTGGTTTTTCTACACATTTcaataattatttaatagaaaataattatataacaaaacataatttatatattcataatatttatttaccTAATGAGCCAATTGAGCATGCATCTTTTAAAGATCAACAAGAAGTTGTCAGAATGGATAAAGATAGTCTTGTCAAtagaattaaaaattttcttaaaaataatcCTACATGA